One part of the Kwoniella dendrophila CBS 6074 chromosome 5, complete sequence genome encodes these proteins:
- a CDS encoding acetolactate synthase, mitochondrial produces MLTRQSRFLKTIPTSAPSASRLVSTPAISQRRYKSTDRQSSNRIHTSSSQNAPTIEKAPRDRGMSLEAKDRVRAHIRNLNSSAITGASPAVRPVPAQHFQPPTPAQTIPKNTPTFENENGSQIKNGLDYSFVGLSGGQIFHEMMLRHDVKHVFGYPGGAILPVFDAIYNSPHFDFVLPRHEQGAGHMAEGYARVSGKPGVVLVTSGPGATNVITPMQDALSDGVPMVVFCGQVATNLIGSDAFQEADMVGISRSCTKWNVMVKDIAELPRRINEAFKIATTGRPGPVLVDLPKDVTAAILRTPVPAKSAQPGSSPYLPSNPLNPTNASTPIPGEPSLISAAAKMINKAKRPVIFAGNGVLASPEGPKLLKQLSDHGRIPVITTLQGLGAFDERDEKSLHMIGMHGAAYANFAIQEADVVIGLGVRFDDRVTGKVDTFAPGARAAALEGSGGIIHFEIQPKNINKIIEAQIPVLGDVVASLANLLPQIEAVDRSAWIARCKANKERYPFTFSPSQEGQKLKPQEVVQELNVQSEIIGKEKVIVTTGVGQHQMWACQYYRWTEPRSWVSSGGLGTMGFGLPSAIGAKVAAPEKVVVDIDGDASFSMTAMELATASQFNIGVKVLLFNNEFQGMVEQWQDLFYENRYSHTRMTNPDFVKLSESMGAKALRCTNKKDLPRMMKEFLEYDGTRPIVMECIVSSEHVYPMVAAGKALHEQILHPLLRTPKSN; encoded by the exons ATGCTTACCCGGCAATCCCGTTTCTTAAAGACTATCCCAACTTCTGCTCCTTCAGCATCAAGACTTGTATCAACACCTGCAATCTCACAAAGGAGGTACAAATCAACTGAtagacaatcatcaaatcgAATTCAcacttcatcatctcaaaATGCTCCAACAATCGAAAAGGCACCAAGAGATAGAGGAATGTCtcttgaagctaaagatagaGTAAGAGCTCACATCAGAAACTTGAATTCAAGTGCTATCACTGGCGCTTCACCAGCTGTAAGACCCGTTCCAGCTCAACATTTCCAACCTCCTACACCTGCTCAAACAATCCCAAAAAACACACCTACGTTCGAAAATGAGAATGGCTCTCAAATCAAGAATGGTCTTGATTACTC ATTTGTCGGTCTCTCAGGTGGTCAAATTTTCCATGAAATGATGCTTAGACATGATGTCAAACATGTTTTCGGTTACCCAGGTGGAGCAATCTTACCTGTTTTCGATGCTATTTACAACTCACCACATTTCGATTTTGTTTTACCAAGACATGAACAAGGTGCAGGTCATATGGCTGAAGGTTATGCAAGAGTCTCAGGTAAACCAGGTGTAGTTTTAGTTACTTCCGGTCCAGGTGCAACAAATGTCATAACACCAATGCAAGATGCTTTATCAGATGGTGTACCAATGGTTGTATTTTGTGGTCAAGTCGCAACAAATTTAATTGGTTCAGATGCTTTCCAAGAAGCAGATATGGTCGGAATTTCAAGAAGTTGTACAAAATGGAATGTAATGGTAAAAGATATTGCAGAATTACCAAGAAGAATCAATGAAGCTTTCAAAATTGCTACAACAGGTAGACCAGGTCCagttttagttgatttaccaaaagatGTCACTGCTGCTATTTTAAGAACCCCAGTTCCAGCTAAATCTGCTCAACCaggttcttcaccatatttaccatcaaatcctTTAAATCCAACAAATGCTTCTACACCTATTCCAGGTGAACCTTCACTCAtatcagcagcagctaaaatgataaataaagctaaaagaccTGTAATCTTCGCTGGTAATGGTGTCTTAGCTTCACCAGAAGGTCCAAAACTCTTAAAACAACTTTCAGATCATGGTAGAATTCCTGTCATCACAACTTTACAAGGTCTTGGTGCTTTCGATGAAAGAGATGAGAAATCTTTACATATGATTGGTATGCACGGTGCCGCTTACGCCAATTTCGCTATTCAAGAAGCAGATGTCGTTATCGGTCTTGGTGTCCGATTCGATGATCGAGTTACAGGAAAAGTAGATA CTTTCGCCCCTGGTGCTCGAGCTGCCGCCCttgaaggttcaggtggtatCATACACTTTGAAATCCAACCtaaaaacatcaacaaaatcatcgAAGCCCAAATCCCTGTCCTTGGTGATGTTGTTGCATCCCTCGCCAACCTTTTACCTCAAATCGAAGCTGTTGACCGATCAGCATGGATCGCAAGATGTAAAGCCAACAAAGAGAGATACCCATTCACATTCAGTCCATCTCAAGAAGGTCAAAAATTAAAACCTCAAGAAGTTGTGCAAGAGTTAAATGTCCAATCTGAAATCATCGGAA AGGAGAAAGTCATCGTTACAACTGGTGTAGGACAACATCAAATGTGGGCATGTCAATATTATCGATGGACTGAACCTAGATCATGGGTATcatcaggtggattaggtacAATGGGTTTCGGATTACCTTCAGCAATTGGAGCCAAAGTAGCAGCACCAGAAAAAGTTGTCGTTGACATTGATGGTGATGCATCATTCTCAATGACAGCAATGGAATTAGCTACAGCAAGTCAATTTAATATTGGTGTAAAAGTTTTATTATTCAATAATGAATTCCAAGGTATGGTTGAACAATGGCAAGATCTATTCTATGAAAACAGATATTCACATACAAGAATGACAAATCCAGATTTCGttaaattatctgaatctatGGGTGCAAAAGCTTTAAGATGTACaaataaaaaagatttaccaaggatgatgaaagaatttTTAGAATATGATGGTACAAGACCAATCGTTATGGAATGTATCGTTTCTTCAGAACATGTTTATCCCATGGTAGCTGCTGGTAAAGCTTTACACGAACAAATT CTTCATCCTCTCCTTAGAACCCCAAAATCTAACTAA
- a CDS encoding chlorophyll synthesis pathway protein BchC codes for MSSHAVLPEGKPHPADFTPKDNPAFILYDKLKTGYEEQPIPELGPDEVLVEIKKTGICGSDVHFYNTGAMGLVALEEPMCLGHESAGILVQLGANGVVGKGALQLGDKVALEPGVTCRMCTDCRGGCYQICEHMVFAAYPPSRGGTLQRYYKLPADLVYKLPESVGLEYGAMMEPLSVAVHAVANKGNMKTGMNVLMFGAGPVGLLSMGVAKGLGGNRIIAVDINKDRLNFAKGYAATDIYIPIKQNEQETRPQYSVRAAADLLLSMGIPARGPGSIDLVVDATGAEVCIQIGLNAVKPGGTHVQTGFGPPDIQIPMFRIITNEITIKGGWRYGNGDYPLAIDLVNRGLVNLEPLLTHTFKFKDALEAFQITKEGKDKNGKFVIKCVIDGPE; via the exons ATGTCTTCGCATGCTGTCTTACCAGAAGGTAAACCTCATCCAGCTGATTTTACACCTAAAGACAATCCAGCTTTCATCCTGTACGACAAGTTGAAAACAGGATATGAGGAG CAACCTATTCCGGAACTTGGCCCAGATGAAGTACTGGTTGAAATCAAGAAAACTGGTATTTGTGGATCTGATGTACATT TCTACAACACCGGTGCTATGGGACTAGTTGCTCTCGAAGAGCCAATGTGCTTAGGTCATGAGTCAGCTGGTATATTAGTCCAACTTGGTGCTAAC GGAGTAGTTGGTAAAGGGGCTTTACAACTAGGTGATAAAGTTGCTTTGGAGCCTGGTGTAACCTGTAGGATGTGTACAGACTGTAGAG GTGGTTGCTATCAA ATATGTGAACATATGGTTTTCGCTGCATATCCTCCCTCTAGAGGAGGTACATTACAGAGGTATTACAAACT TCCAGCGGATCTAGTATACAAACTACCTGAATCAGTAGGATTAGAATATGGAGCAATGATGGAACCTTTATCAGTAGCTGTACATGCAGTAGCAAATAAAGGAAATATGAAAACTGGAATGAACGTCTTGATGTTTGGTGCTGGTCCAGTCGGATTACTATCTATGGGTGTAGCAAAAGGCTTAGGTGGAAATAGGATTATCGCAGTCGATATCAATAAAGATAGGTTGAATTTCGCAAAGGGTTACGCTGCTACTGATATTTATATTCCT ATCAAAcaaaatgaacaagaaacTAGACCTCAATATTCAGTTAGAGCAGCAGCAGATTTATTACTTTCCATGGGTATTCCAGCTAGAGGCCCAGGATCGATTGACTTAGTAGTTGACGCGACAGGTGCGGAAGTTTGTATACAAATAGGTTTGAATGCTGTAAAACCTGG TGGTACTCATGTTCAAACTGGTTTCGGTCCACCTGATATTCAAATTCCAATGTTTAGAATTATAACTAATGAAATTACGATAAAAGGTGGATGGAG ATACGGTAATGGAGATTA TCCCTTAGCAATAGATTTAGTTAATAGAGGATTAGTGAATCTTGAACCCTTATTAACACATACTTTCAAATTCaaagatgctttagaagctttcCAAATTacgaaagaaggtaaagataaaaatggtaaatttgTTATAAAATGCGTGATTGATGGTCCTGAGTGA